acgacgaccacCACCACCGCCTCGGACGGAGACCCAGACGCccagcagcaacagcaataCCGCAGGGAACGCAGGGGCTCCTTCGTCGGTACCGCTCAGTACGTGTCACCAGAGTTACTGACTGACAAGACGGCGAGCAGGGCGTCCGATCTCTGGGCTCTGGGCTGTATCATTTACCAGATGGTCGCCGGCCTGCCACCTTTCCGCTCCAGGAGCGAGTACATGATATTCCAAAAGATCTTAAAACTCGAATATGAGATACCAGACGGTTTTTGCGAGCTGGCAAAGTCGCTTGTTAGTCAACTCCTGGTTCTGGAGCCGACACAGCGATTGGGCGCTCTGGACGAGCATGGCGCCGGTTATCCCAGCATTCGGGCGCATCCCTTCTTCGAAGGCGTCGATTTCGAGACTCTCCACGAGCAGACACCACCGCCAATCTATCCGTATCTTCCCGGCACATCAGAGCACGAGGAGCTGAGGTCGCAGTACAGAGTGCCCGATAATCTCGAACCCGGTTTGGACGATAAACAGCTCACTAGGCTCCTCGGACTGGGTATCGGCGAGGACaccgatgacgatgacgatgtcACCACCAATACTACCGGTGTGGAACAGAGCGCCGTCAGCAAACCCGTCAGCAAGACCACCGCGGCCGCGGTAAAGCCAATAAGAAGGCGGATCAACAATTACATCGACGGCGGCGCCAAAATTGCCGATTTGACGCCCGAGCAGATCAGGATGCGGCTGGAGAAACAGCGAGCCACGAATCAGTGGGACAGCTTCGTCGAAGGCAATCTAATACTGAAGCAGGGTTTCGTCAACAAAAGGAAGGGTTTATTCACCAGACGGAGAATGCTTCTACTCACTACCGGACCGCACCTATACTACATCGATCCTTTTAATATGGTGCTCAAGGGTGAGATACCCTGGAGCCCTGCATTGAGGGTCGAGCcgaaaaatttcaagatcTTTTTCGTTCATACGGTGAGtgtttttaaatgattatgataaaagaaaagtaattgATAAGATATACGtactttgattttatatttttgtttaaattttataaagatcaaAATCGCATTTGGAGATGTTTCAAACCATTCTGTTCCATCTGTACTATCAAAGAAGAATACAATATATCTAAGTTTCTGTCTTTTTTCTGTTTACAGCCAAACAGGACGTACTATCTCGAAGATCCCGAGGGATTCGCATTGGAATGGTGCAGAGCTATCGAGGAGATGCGGGTCCATTGTTACGGCCTGCAGGAGACGACCGCCGCTTAGAAAGGGACACTCGGGAGAGATTTAAAATACAGAACATATAGCGAGCAGTGGTAAAGTCAGTGAGTGGCGATCACTAAGATCGGTCTGTTCCCGACGAGACAAGACGGCGAATCGATTGTTCGCGTATAGcccgttgtaaaaaaaaaaaagtagactAGTAGACTTGTCGCGCGCTAAATCGCGCTCTGTACAGTTTAGGCAAAAATTCATTTAGGTAAAAATTCCAAAACGCGATCTCTCCGTTGTCGAAAATCCAACGTCGTGCGATGTTTATTACCTTACTTACGTTCGTTATTTATTGTCAGACCCTTTACATAGAATCGCACGACGCGCGCATGGCTGTTCGTAGCTGGAGCGTGTAAAACATGAATGGAAAGACGGAggattagaaaaatttttagctAAGGCTTCGACTGCGTGTATTCGTAGCGTCTGTTGCCGTGTGACATATTCAACTCAGACGTGAGATCGAGGTCgccaaaagaaaattaattttccacgCATCCATAAATTTTGATGTTTTAGTATTCTCGCGATACACACGTAATCTCGCATatgatgaattaaatttttgtacgaATCGACGCTTTCgaaaagggaaaagaaaaaaaaatcggatCGCACGTCCCGGAAGGAGTCTCTTTGTCTATAGGCACCTCGTAACACGTCGCACGGCGctattatagtttattatactttattccTAAGCGTAGTGAAATTTACACGCGTCGGCGcgatatttagataaaatcaaAAAACGCAAGCGAATTAGAAGTCAATTTAGTCGAGGTTAGCCAAAAAGTAAACGAAAAATGCATTGGAGGATAACAAGTCAGTACGCAgctttaaaacaaaatgtttacGTTGCCTGTAAAGGATCCCCGGAATCTCGCGACGTTCCAGGCGATCTTTGCTCTCTTCGCAAtgtcacatacatacacaaatacacacacagacCCACGCgtgcatacacatacacatacacatatacatatacagtatTCTTCATCACATTGACCATCGTCGTTCCTCGTTACTCTCGTTTGTACTCTTGTTTTctcttcttaaaaatattattctctgtaaatattataacgcgTTTCTACGAAGAGCAGGCTGCGTAAAAGCACTTACCCTGTAATATAGTAGATATGTAAGTAGGAAAAGAAGTATCGTTGTCTTACGTACGGCGCGTATTTTGTCCCTGCTTAGTTCCACTTTTCGTCGTGGCCCTCGGGAACTCGAGCGTGTGCGATTGGTGATTACTGAAAATTATGGAGAAAAGGGAGATATCGGCCTTGGCATTCCTTTCCGCACGTTCGTTTACACAAAGGGGAAGCGGTGGAAAACACGGGTCATAGGAAACGAGAAAAGCGACTTTGTTTTGCCTCCTTTGCAAAAGACTTTACATACCTGAGAAAGGACCTTAGATTGATAGATAGCAATATAGACTCGTTTGAGAGTTGTTAGCTTTAAGAAACgctagtaaaatttatttagagcATATTTCATCGTTTGATTATGTCGTTGTCATTAGTGCGATTATTATGGTATAATTTTTAGCGAAATATTACGATTATTATCGCTCGCGTAATTGTTGCGACAGTGCTGAGTATGCGAACGAGTATTACGAGCATTCATTTTCCTcgcatataaaattagatatttaattattacacaacCTCgctttttgttaatttattcctATCGTTACTTGCctcgaatattatttattctcaattattattatttttttttctttaatttaatcgcGCGAGAAAATCGCAGCGCACTCGTCGTATATAAAGATTACAGAGACTAGTGTTACTATCGCTATCACCACACTCTGCgactatatatttactatttatattattatatatatcgctcTTACTACTATTAtctattactattactatcGTCACCACTGCGTTGTTGCTATACGTTActgcgtacatatatatattatatatattctatattacacGTCAACTATTGTGTCGTTAGACTTAGCTGTTTTTAAGTATACACGTTTATTGTAAATACGTACTGCCGCGTTGATAAGAGGGAAAATCGAGGCGTGATTCGACCAGGGATATCGCAATCGAGCCGTAAACCGACCGTGTACATAAAGTTgtatattactaaatatatacgcgcaagaaaagatatatagatatattatatatatatacatatatgtataaaaaatatttatgagagaAATGTGAATAATAGATAGGAAAAGAAACCGTGTATAAACGTTTTCATAGATTAAAATCGCGCTTAGATTTAATTCTCGTTGATTCTCGGTACGGCTCGTTTGCGATTCCGCTACAACGAAAGAATCTCCTTTATAATCGTCTCCCCgcgcccccccccccttttctTACTCTCTCGCATGACGCAGACATAAACAGGGTATTGGGAGAATGATTGGAACGGTGGATCGATGGTTGCGCGTGTTGCGCCGTGCAATGTTCGAAAAAATGGTGATTCGTTCTTTTACGGATCGGCATTGTCCTCGCTTGCCCAGTGGCTTTGTCAAAATGACCGCTTTTGACGGGCTGCGTACGGTGCGGGCGGACGAAAACGGAGAACGGGCGAACAACCATCGTCGTGTCCCGATCAGActctcctttctttttttctagtGAGAACCGATCGCGAGAGAGGGAATAAGTctagtttaaaattttgcttCAAGCGAATCGCGTCCCGATTTTAGCAGCGTAATCTCTCCATCGCAAACGAAGCACGTGCTTTTGTCGCGGAACTCTggttcatatatatgtatatatatatgtatatacatatatatatatgtatatatacacatatacatatatcgcgcgaagtctttatatataatatatattttttcgaacgtagataaaaatatataatatatttccgagtatgtaaatatatcacacagacacacacacacaacacacacacacgcatcaACGTTGTGCTTCTTTtccgcagagagagagagagactacgTACTACAAATCCGATCACCGATCTCGTATCAtacgtacacatacacacacacacacacacacacacacacacacacacacacacacacacacacacacacacacacacaattaaaAATCGTTTCTATATATACGAGATAGGGAGAACGGATCGGGCGCGTCGTTTCCATCGCGGCAAACTTTGCGGGTCCTACGTTTTATGCAGGCCTTGCAAACTTTCAGATGGGAACGCGTGCTTCTTCTCAGGGGTAGTCGATGGGGAAATCGATGACGCATCGATTTTCCGAAAAGGGCAAGGGACGTTGgcgaacatttttttttatcgtcaaGCTCACCGCTTTAGAGATTCCTATCGCCCTCTTCGGACTCTGTGCGTTAAAAAATGCCCCTCTTCTCACTAAATTATATCATAGTAAGATAGTCGATTCGAACGTGACTTCGAGATATGATGGCGAGGCGTTACG
Above is a genomic segment from Anoplolepis gracilipes chromosome 3, ASM4749672v1, whole genome shotgun sequence containing:
- the Pdk1 gene encoding 3-phosphoinositide-dependent protein kinase 1, producing the protein MCDNRRNRSRFNVSRWVRQFFSNHLVRQTERVANQALTVSPQPAVTVEGPVSRMSPPTNDVTNDVVAPPSTLAPRVPPTTNPSLTTINPPTHKRTPKDFIFGKVIGEGSFSTVYIAKDIHTSKEYAIKVCEKRHILKEKKSEYVKLEKDVLNMLAGAKHSFVRLFCTFQDSERLYFVLSYAKNGELLPYINKVGSFDIECTKFYSAEILRGLEYLHGLGIIHRDLKPENILLDEKMHVLITDFGSAKILDDPETVLTTTTTTTTTTTTTTTASDGDPDAQQQQQYRRERRGSFVGTAQYVSPELLTDKTASRASDLWALGCIIYQMVAGLPPFRSRSEYMIFQKILKLEYEIPDGFCELAKSLVSQLLVLEPTQRLGALDEHGAGYPSIRAHPFFEGVDFETLHEQTPPPIYPYLPGTSEHEELRSQYRVPDNLEPGLDDKQLTRLLGLGIGEDTDDDDDVTTNTTGVEQSAVSKPVSKTTAAAVKPIRRRINNYIDGGAKIADLTPEQIRMRLEKQRATNQWDSFVEGNLILKQGFVNKRKGLFTRRRMLLLTTGPHLYYIDPFNMVLKGEIPWSPALRVEPKNFKIFFVHTPNRTYYLEDPEGFALEWCRAIEEMRVHCYGLQETTAA